In Gimesia benthica, a single window of DNA contains:
- a CDS encoding division/cell wall cluster transcriptional repressor MraZ produces the protein MALTGTFNKILDGKRRLAIPKRLKEELITEDFTQIYIAPGTASSLLLFSEKGFEQQAQRLKEYSRNGPEAAQYLRLYYARAEKVEVDSQGRICIPERLAELASLEVKQEVVLIGVQDHAEIWNTERWNTYLNDHGPHFDEMAAQAFGQMPW, from the coding sequence ATGGCGTTAACGGGAACTTTCAATAAGATTCTGGATGGAAAGCGTCGACTGGCAATCCCCAAACGGCTCAAGGAAGAGCTTATCACCGAGGACTTCACCCAGATTTATATCGCACCTGGTACTGCATCGTCTTTGTTGCTTTTCTCAGAGAAAGGATTTGAACAGCAGGCACAACGATTGAAAGAATATTCCAGGAATGGCCCGGAGGCAGCCCAGTATCTGCGGTTGTACTATGCACGGGCGGAGAAGGTGGAAGTCGACTCTCAGGGGCGCATCTGTATCCCCGAACGACTTGCTGAACTGGCCAGCCTGGAAGTGAAACAGGAAGTGGTTCTGATTGGAGTTCAGGACCACGCTGAGATCTGGAATACCGAGCGTTGGAACACCTATCTGAACGACCATGGTCCTCATTTCGATGAGATGGCTGCGCAAGCATTTGGTCAAATGCCCTGGTAA